One stretch of Zonotrichia albicollis isolate bZonAlb1 chromosome 37, bZonAlb1.hap1, whole genome shotgun sequence DNA includes these proteins:
- the LOC141726656 gene encoding olfactory receptor 14J1-like, translated as MSNSSSIRHFLLLALADTRQLQLLHFCLLLGISLAALLANGLIISTVACGHHLHMPMFFFLLNLALSDLGSICTTVPKAMHNSLWDTRTISYSGCAAQLFFFLFFISAEYFLLTVMCYDRYVSICKPLHYGTLLGSRACAHMAAAAWASAFLTALLHTANTFSLPLCHGNALGQFFCEIPQLLKLSCSKSFLRKLGVSVFTTFLAFGCFVFIVFSYVQIFRAVLRIPSEQGRHKAFSTCLPHLTVISLFVSTSFFAYLKPPSISSPSLDLAVSVLYSVVPPALNPLIYSLRNQKLKDALRKMMTSCF; from the coding sequence atgtccaacagcagctccatcaggcacttcctcctgctggcattggcagacacgcggcagctgcagctcctgcacttctgcctcttgctgggcatctccctggctgccctcctggccaacggcctcatcatcagcaccgtagcctgcggccaccacctgcacatgcccatgttcttcttcctgctcaacctggccctcagcgacctgggctccatctgcaccactgtccccaaagccatgcacaattccctctgggacaccaggaccaTCTCCTACTccggatgtgctgcacagctctttttctttctcttcttcatttcagcagagtATTTTCTCTTGAccgtcatgtgctacgaccgctatgtgtccatctgcaaacccctgcactacgggaccctcctgggcagcagagcttgtgcccacatggcagcagctgcctgggccagtgcctttctcactgctctgctgcacacagccaatacattttccctgcccctgtgccatggcaatgccctgggccagttcttctgtgaaatcccacagctcctcaagctctcctgctcaaaaTCCTTCCTCAGGAAACTTGGAGTTTCTGTTTTCACTACCTTCTTagcatttggttgttttgtgttcattgttttctcctatgtgcagatcttcagggccgtactgaggatcccctctgagcagggacggcacaaagccttttccacctgcctccctcacctcaCCGTGATCTCCCTGTTTGTCAGCACCTCAttttttgcctacctgaagcccccctccatctcctccccatccctggatctggcagtgtcagttctgtactcggtggtgcctccagccctgaatcccctcatctacagcctgagaaaCCAGAAGCTCAAGGATGCCCTGAGGAAAATGATGACTAGCTGCTTTTGA